A part of Misgurnus anguillicaudatus chromosome 6, ASM2758022v2, whole genome shotgun sequence genomic DNA contains:
- the ferry3 gene encoding ferry endosomal RAB5 effector complex subunit 3, whose protein sequence is MRKNKGKPSTIEKEFVFEFKAGKDDCVLKVPLQFPFQENVNDLHGRIMLLHNMPCFVENDLKTRLVSFIERETLEDYDREAEAALERLTTGQVDINILTNSWAKAYSETTLEHARPEEPSWDEDFASVYHELIHSPASETLLNLEHSYFVSVSELISERDMELKKLQERQAAEMDKVMQELGKTLCDQDVNTVAAQHFDAQQVLENKWASELKQVTGIQKQEYQEWVMKLHRDLQNPNNSSINEEIKVQPGQRGEPGETGARLFEEQRQLEESFTIHLGAQLKTMHNLRLVRSHVLDFCKHRRHSSSGVKLRRLQTALSLYSTSLCGLVLLVDNRVNSYSGIKRDFATVSQECTDFHFPRVDEQLEIIQQVVLYARAQRSSKQKEQPEMPRNGGSEDKNKIIDRNSSNILPGEFYITRHSNLSEVHIVFHLCVDDNVRSGNITARDPAIMGLRNILKVCCTHDITTITIPLLLVHDMSEEMTIPWCLKRAELVFKCVKGFMMEMASWDGGISRTVQFLVPQSISEDMFYQLSTMLPQIFRVSSTLTLTSKR, encoded by the exons ATGAGGAAAAACAAAGGGAAACCCAGTACTATTGAAAAGGAGTTTGTGTTTGAGTTCAAGGCAGGAAAAGATGACTGTGTCCTTAAAGTGCCACTTCAGTTTCCATTTCAAGAAAATGTGAATGATCTTCATGGACGTATAATGCTGCTACATAATATGCCCTGCTTTGTTGAAAATG ACTTGAAAACAAGGCTGGTCAGTTTTATAGAAAGGGAAACATTAGAGGACTATGACAGGGAAGCAGAGGCAGCCCTTGAGAGACTCACAACAGGACAGGTGGACATCAACATACTTACAAATTCATGGGCCAAGGCCTATTCTGAG ACTACATTGGAACATGCCCGTCCCGAGGAACCCAGCTGGGACGAGGATTTTGCAAGTGTGTACCACGAGCTGATCCACTCTCCTGCCTCCGAGACCCTACTCAACCTAGAACACAGTTACTTTGTCAGTGTTTCTGAGCTCATCAGTGAGAGAGACATGGAGCTCAAGAAACTTCAGGAAAG GCAGGCTGCAGAGATGGATAAAGTCATGCAGGAGCTTGGGAAGACTTTGTGTGACCAAGATGTGAATACTGTGGCGGCTCAGCACTTTGACGCACAGCAG GTACTAGAGAACAAGTGGGCCAGTGAACTAAAACAAGTCACGGGTATCCAGAAACAAGAGTATCAGGAGTGGGTCATGAAACTTCATCGAGACCTTCAGAATCCCAATAACAGCTCGATCAA CGAGGAGATCAAGGTGCAGCCGGGACAGCGGGGGGAGCCAGGCGAGACGGGGGCTCGACTTTTCGAGGAGCAGCGACAGCTGGAGGAGAGCTTCACCATCCACTTAG GGGCTCAACTTAAGACCATGCACAACCTGCGGCTGGTGAGATCCCACGTGCTGGACTTTTGTAAGCACCGTCGCCATAGCAGCAGTGGGGTAAAACTGCGGAGGTTGCAAACTGCTCTCTCGCTGTACTCCACATCGCTCTGTGGCCTTGTGCTGTTGGTTGACAACAGGGTCAACTCATACAGTGGCATCAAAAGAG ATTTCGCCACGGTGTCCCAAGAGTGCACAGATTTCCACTTCCCTAGGGTGGATGAGCAGCTGGAGATCATCCAGCAGGTGGTGCTGTACGCTCGAGCTCAACGCAGCAGCAAGCAGAAAGAGCAGCCCG AGATGCCAAGAAATGGAGGCAGCGAAGACAAAAATAAGATTATAGATCGAAATTCTTCCAATATTCTCCCAG GTGAATTTTACATCACCCGCCATTCAAACCTGTCTGAGGTTCACATCGTATTCCACCTCTGTGTTGACGATAACGTTCGCTCTGGAAACATCACAGCCCGAGACCCGGCCATCATGGGCTTGAGGAACATCCTAAAAGTCTGCTGCACCCATGACATCACCACCATCACTATCCCACTGCTGCTGGTACATGACATGTCTGAG GAGATGACTATTCCCTGGTGTCTGAAACGTGCTGAACTTGTCTTCAAGTGTGTAAAag GTTTTATGATGGAAATGGCATCCTGGGATGGAGGAATCTCACGGACTGTCCAGTTCCTTGTTCCACAG AGTATCTCAGAGGACATGTTTTATCAGCTGAGCACCATGCTGCCTCAGATCTTCAGAGTCTCTTCAACTCTCACGTTAACATCAAAACGCTGA